The Sphingobium aromaticiconvertens genome has a segment encoding these proteins:
- the araD1 gene encoding AraD1 family protein yields MSLRLLQHRGPDGTRSVIAAQGEAAHFLEGATSIYALAERAIADGVSLAEAVAGCAQGAAVDIVAELAAGRLLAPIDHDDSAHMLLTGTGLTHLGSAEGRDQMHRAAAASETRTDSMRMFLEGLEDGKPAPGTVGQQPEWFFKGDGSQLVGPGDTLTMPAFAQDGGEEPELAGIYLIGPDGTPFRLGIALANEFSDHVTERHNYLWLAHSKLRQAAVGAELLVGEPPAHVEGTSRILRDGATLWEKPFLSGEANMSHSLANLEHHHFKYDLFRRPGDVHVHFFGTATLSFSDGVKTQEGDAFEIEAAPFTLPLRNPLGRAAQTPVVVKAL; encoded by the coding sequence ATGTCATTGCGTCTTTTGCAGCATCGTGGGCCAGACGGCACGCGATCGGTCATCGCGGCGCAGGGCGAGGCGGCCCATTTCCTTGAGGGCGCGACAAGCATATATGCGCTGGCCGAACGGGCGATCGCCGACGGCGTGTCGCTGGCGGAAGCGGTAGCGGGCTGCGCGCAGGGTGCGGCGGTCGACATCGTGGCCGAACTGGCCGCTGGTCGTCTGCTGGCGCCGATCGACCATGACGACAGCGCGCATATGCTGCTGACCGGCACCGGCCTCACCCATCTTGGCTCGGCCGAGGGCCGCGACCAGATGCACAGGGCCGCCGCCGCAAGCGAGACCAGGACCGATTCGATGCGGATGTTTCTGGAAGGGCTGGAGGACGGCAAGCCCGCCCCCGGCACGGTCGGCCAGCAGCCCGAATGGTTCTTCAAGGGCGACGGATCGCAACTGGTGGGGCCGGGCGACACCCTGACCATGCCCGCCTTTGCCCAGGATGGCGGCGAGGAGCCGGAACTGGCTGGCATCTACCTGATCGGCCCGGACGGTACCCCCTTTCGCCTTGGCATCGCGCTCGCCAACGAGTTCAGCGACCATGTGACCGAACGGCACAATTATCTGTGGCTGGCGCACAGCAAGCTGCGGCAGGCGGCGGTCGGCGCGGAATTGCTGGTCGGCGAACCCCCGGCCCATGTCGAGGGGACGAGCCGCATCCTGCGCGACGGCGCCACGCTCTGGGAAAAGCCGTTCCTGTCAGGTGAAGCGAATATGTCGCACAGTCTGGCGAATCTGGAACATCATCATTTCAAATATGATCTGTTCCGCCGCCCCGGTGACGTCCATGTCCATTTCTTCGGCACCGCCACTTTGTCGTTCAGCGACGGCGTGAAAACGCAGGAAGGCGACGCCTTCGAGATCGAGGCCGCGCCCTTCACCCTGCCGCTGCGCAATCCGCTGGGGCGTGCGGCGCAGACTCCAGTCGTGGTAAAGGCGCTCTGA
- a CDS encoding Gfo/Idh/MocA family oxidoreductase, translated as MAPIRIALVGVGKIARDQHLPAIAGNDDFVLTATVSRQDPQLNVPHFSTLDALLASGLQVDAVALCTPPQVRYDAAMAALDKGLHVFLEKPPGATLAEVDALRGHASKAGVTLFASWHSRYAAGVERARDWLANRQIDKVTIIWREDVRVWHPGQAWIWEPGGLGVFDPGINALSIATHILPRPFFLTDATLTLPENRAAPIAADMSFVDTAGVPISMDLDWRQTGPQSWDIIVETDAGTLSLAKGGAVLTLPDATHVDEDREYPGLYARFAELVQGGTSDVDTRPLQLVADAFLRGHRKATEAFHD; from the coding sequence ATGGCCCCCATTCGCATTGCCCTCGTCGGCGTCGGCAAGATCGCCCGCGACCAGCATCTGCCCGCCATCGCCGGGAATGATGATTTCGTGCTGACCGCGACCGTCAGCCGGCAAGACCCGCAACTGAACGTACCGCATTTCTCGACCCTCGACGCGCTGCTGGCCAGCGGGTTGCAGGTCGATGCTGTGGCGCTCTGCACCCCGCCGCAGGTCCGCTACGACGCGGCGATGGCGGCGCTGGACAAGGGGCTGCATGTGTTCCTGGAAAAGCCGCCGGGCGCCACGCTGGCGGAGGTCGATGCCCTGCGCGGCCATGCCAGCAAGGCGGGCGTCACCCTCTTTGCAAGCTGGCACTCGCGCTATGCCGCCGGGGTTGAGCGCGCCCGCGACTGGCTGGCAAATCGGCAGATCGACAAGGTAACGATCATCTGGCGCGAAGATGTGCGCGTGTGGCATCCGGGTCAGGCGTGGATCTGGGAACCGGGCGGTCTTGGCGTATTCGATCCGGGCATCAACGCTTTGTCGATCGCCACCCACATCCTGCCACGCCCCTTCTTCCTGACCGACGCGACCCTAACGCTGCCGGAAAATCGCGCGGCGCCGATCGCGGCGGACATGAGCTTTGTCGATACGGCGGGCGTACCGATTTCGATGGACCTCGACTGGCGGCAGACCGGCCCGCAAAGCTGGGACATCATCGTCGAGACGGACGCGGGCACCCTGTCACTGGCCAAGGGCGGCGCGGTGCTGACCCTGCCCGACGCCACCCATGTCGATGAGGATCGCGAATATCCCGGCCTTTACGCGCGCTTTGCCGAACTGGTGCAGGGCGGGACGAGCGATGTCGACACGCGGCCGCTGCAACTGGTGGCCGACGCCTTCCTGCGCGGACATCGCAAGGCGACCGAGGCCTTTCACGATTGA
- a CDS encoding glycosidase: MSHKIDRLVIVPDDIDLSRSPLAGLGAETYVLGAFNPGMTRLPGGNILLMVRIAEALKTPIHDGHVHAIRRDGETGRYVLDAWPLEEADTNDPRVFRLHGGGWRVIALTSLSWLLPVEMSADGLTIVAFHYDRAIAPAHDFQCYGIEDARISRVGARWLMTTCSVSPERHSTTLYLSDNGLDWRFEDMVLDHQNKDMLIFEGLIDGHYWAQTRPLGDLYFAYPPGSEWRAGPSINLATSPDALHWKPHLRPGIRSHTASDATARIGGGAPPILIDAGWLSLWHGVEPNGGVGIYRTYWTLMDRDDPSIIIATGHIPLIEPDEALTRPIAHQLYLHDVVFTTGIIDGGDHFIVASGEADLACRITHIRKNLIKSS, encoded by the coding sequence ATGAGCCACAAGATCGACAGACTGGTGATCGTCCCCGACGATATCGACCTGTCGCGCTCACCGCTCGCCGGGTTGGGGGCGGAAACTTATGTGCTGGGCGCTTTCAATCCCGGCATGACCCGCCTGCCGGGCGGCAATATCCTGCTGATGGTGCGGATAGCCGAGGCGCTCAAGACCCCGATCCACGACGGCCATGTCCATGCCATTCGCCGCGATGGCGAGACGGGCCGCTATGTCCTCGACGCCTGGCCGTTGGAGGAGGCCGACACCAATGATCCGCGCGTCTTCAGGCTGCACGGCGGCGGCTGGCGGGTCATTGCGCTGACGTCCCTGTCATGGCTGTTGCCGGTGGAGATGTCGGCGGACGGGTTGACGATTGTCGCCTTCCATTATGACCGGGCGATCGCGCCCGCCCATGATTTCCAATGCTATGGGATAGAGGATGCGCGGATCAGCCGGGTCGGCGCGCGATGGCTGATGACGACCTGCTCGGTCAGCCCGGAACGGCATTCGACCACGCTCTATCTATCCGACAACGGTCTGGACTGGCGGTTCGAGGATATGGTGCTGGATCACCAGAACAAGGATATGCTGATCTTTGAAGGGTTGATCGACGGCCATTATTGGGCGCAGACCCGGCCGCTGGGCGACCTCTATTTCGCCTATCCACCCGGCAGTGAGTGGCGCGCCGGGCCGTCGATCAACCTCGCGACCTCCCCCGACGCTTTGCACTGGAAACCGCATCTGCGCCCCGGCATCCGGTCCCATACGGCCAGCGATGCGACCGCGCGGATCGGCGGCGGCGCCCCACCGATCCTGATCGACGCGGGCTGGCTCAGCCTCTGGCATGGGGTCGAACCGAACGGAGGGGTCGGCATTTACCGCACCTATTGGACGCTGATGGATCGCGATGATCCCTCCATCATCATCGCGACCGGCCATATTCCGCTGATCGAGCCGGACGAGGCGCTGACCCGACCGATCGCGCATCAGCTCTATCTCCACGATGTCGTCTTCACGACCGGCATTATCGATGGCGGCGACCATTTTATCGTCGCATCGGGGGAGGCGGATCTGGCGTGCCGGATTACCCATATTCGTAAGAATCTGATCAAATCGTCCTGA
- a CDS encoding glycosyltransferase family 4 protein → MMQGTTLDSDRSIFVPQHIALIGNSVPRRCGIATFTTHCRDAMKGAFPDLVIDHYAMDDGLGDIRYPESIIPIPQYEAAAYSVAAQQIKESGAEAIWLQHEFGIFGGPAGDMILRLLERTTLPLVSTFHTILEQPDADERRVTEALIARSDRIMVMAERGREILRSSYGVPDSKIAVIPHGVPDRPHVASATMQPRFGWDGRRVILTFGLLAPDKGIDTMIRAMPMVAAQHPDALYVVLGATHPNIVREQGGETLREDLIALATSLGVEDNVRFIDGYVEQEALLDRLQAADIYVTPYINPAQVTSGTLSYAIGMGKPVISTPYVQAMEILADDVGMLVPFRDEEALADALCTLLSDADLAEGYATRAYAYGRKMIWSELAHNVGRLLTSACRMQPTRLVPRRSYDILKPDAAGVLRMSDGTGLFQHGILSVPDRNHGYCIDDNARALILMTQMTDMEPQLRDQWTTTYASFLQHAWNPDRGRFRNFMAFDRRWLEEVGSEDSCGRTIWALGVAARDAPLEKHRHWARLMFDRTAGSLLDAGSPRAQAFLILGAAAMLDAVPGHRVAEQIVADFGRNLLHLLDEARRPDWAWFEAVLAYDNARLPQALLLAGKQLCDMKMIAQGLATLQWIVTRQQAPEGHFRAIGTESFGRPHRHPLPFDQQPLEAQATIDAAATAHAISRDARWLDVADNAYRWYLGQNDLSLPLATPADGGCYDGLTPMGVNENQGAESLLALQLASCAMNRLFQRTVMVSKGTQAEEEPLSA, encoded by the coding sequence ATGATGCAAGGCACGACGTTGGATAGCGACCGTTCGATTTTCGTCCCGCAGCACATTGCCCTGATCGGCAACAGCGTGCCACGACGCTGCGGGATCGCAACGTTCACGACCCATTGCCGCGATGCCATGAAGGGCGCCTTTCCCGATCTGGTCATCGACCATTATGCAATGGACGACGGGCTGGGCGACATTCGTTATCCTGAAAGCATCATCCCCATCCCCCAATATGAGGCGGCGGCCTATTCTGTTGCAGCGCAGCAAATAAAGGAAAGCGGGGCCGAGGCGATCTGGCTTCAGCACGAATTTGGCATCTTTGGCGGACCGGCGGGCGACATGATCCTGCGCCTGCTGGAGCGCACGACCCTGCCACTGGTCAGCACCTTCCACACCATATTGGAACAGCCGGACGCAGACGAGCGCCGCGTGACGGAGGCGCTGATCGCCCGGTCCGACCGGATCATGGTGATGGCCGAGCGCGGGCGGGAGATATTGCGGTCAAGCTATGGCGTGCCCGACAGCAAGATCGCGGTCATTCCTCATGGGGTGCCCGATCGCCCGCATGTGGCTTCCGCGACCATGCAGCCACGCTTCGGCTGGGACGGACGACGGGTCATCCTGACCTTTGGCCTGCTGGCGCCAGACAAGGGTATCGACACCATGATCCGCGCCATGCCGATGGTCGCGGCTCAGCATCCCGACGCGCTTTATGTCGTGCTGGGCGCGACCCACCCCAATATCGTGCGCGAACAGGGCGGCGAGACTCTGCGCGAGGATCTGATCGCGCTCGCCACGTCGCTGGGCGTTGAGGACAATGTCCGGTTCATTGACGGCTATGTCGAGCAGGAAGCGTTGCTCGACCGGCTTCAGGCCGCCGACATCTATGTGACGCCCTATATCAACCCCGCGCAGGTGACATCCGGTACGCTCAGCTATGCCATCGGCATGGGCAAGCCGGTTATCTCCACCCCCTATGTCCAGGCGATGGAGATATTGGCCGACGACGTCGGGATGCTGGTCCCCTTCCGGGACGAAGAGGCGCTGGCCGATGCTCTGTGCACGCTGCTGTCGGACGCCGATCTGGCGGAAGGCTATGCGACCCGCGCCTATGCCTATGGCCGCAAGATGATCTGGAGCGAACTGGCGCATAATGTAGGGCGGCTGCTAACTTCCGCCTGCAGGATGCAGCCAACGCGACTGGTGCCGCGCCGCAGTTATGACATATTGAAGCCCGATGCTGCAGGCGTGCTGCGGATGAGCGACGGGACGGGCCTGTTTCAGCATGGCATATTGTCCGTGCCCGACCGCAATCATGGTTATTGCATCGACGATAATGCGCGCGCCCTGATTTTGATGACGCAGATGACGGACATGGAACCGCAATTACGCGACCAGTGGACAACCACCTACGCCTCCTTCCTTCAGCACGCCTGGAACCCTGACCGGGGACGGTTCCGCAACTTCATGGCCTTTGACCGGCGCTGGCTGGAGGAGGTGGGATCGGAGGATAGCTGCGGACGGACCATCTGGGCGCTGGGTGTCGCCGCACGCGACGCGCCGCTGGAAAAGCATCGCCACTGGGCGCGGCTGATGTTCGATCGGACGGCAGGCTCGTTGCTGGACGCGGGTTCGCCACGCGCGCAGGCCTTCCTGATCCTGGGCGCGGCGGCGATGCTGGACGCTGTTCCGGGGCATCGGGTTGCGGAGCAGATCGTCGCGGATTTCGGTCGTAATCTTCTCCACCTGCTGGATGAAGCCCGCCGCCCCGACTGGGCGTGGTTCGAAGCGGTTCTGGCCTATGACAATGCTCGGCTACCGCAAGCGCTGCTGCTGGCGGGCAAGCAGTTGTGCGATATGAAGATGATCGCGCAAGGACTGGCAACGCTGCAATGGATTGTCACGCGCCAGCAAGCGCCGGAGGGGCATTTCCGCGCCATCGGCACCGAAAGCTTCGGCCGTCCGCACCGCCACCCGCTGCCCTTTGACCAGCAGCCGCTGGAGGCGCAGGCGACGATCGACGCCGCCGCGACCGCCCATGCAATCAGCCGCGACGCGCGCTGGCTGGACGTCGCGGACAATGCCTATCGCTGGTATCTGGGCCAGAACGACCTGTCGCTGCCGCTGGCGACGCCCGCCGATGGGGGCTGTTATGACGGGTTGACGCCGATGGGGGTCAACGAAAATCAGGGCGCGGAATCGCTTCTCGCGCTGCAACTGGCCTCCTGTGCGATGAACAGGCTTTTCCAGCGCACCGTGATGGTGTCAAAGGGGACTCAGGCGGAAGAGGAACCCCTGTCCGCCTGA
- a CDS encoding glycoside hydrolase family 130 protein: protein MSDIDALPLYLTANPARVVVRPFHLAWQANGGAPSRTQRITNAVLALDDAEVDQQLTHVLRDFEKRHWQTRRVFMTRFEEISVLLKLDCDSLSAERKQLIGAYFCHEYSYCAAALMNPSVVLHPDQTGMNGSSCRIILSLRAVGEGHISSIAFREGIITRDAQFHLAPEPPFATAADAHGDEDCEQEGAVTIFRHPDSTLSGTVIFPITAAQANGLEDLRLVKFAHEDGRTEWLGTYTAYNGRQIQSEMMRTRDFRSFDMVPLTGSAARNKGMALFPRKVNGRYMMIGRQDGENLYLIGSDSLTHWDEGEKILSPLYPWEIVQIGNCGAPIELDEGWLLLTHGVGAMREYSIGAVLLDKENPAKVLARTSQPVLAASENNREGYVPNVVYTCGAMRHGDNIFLPYGIADSSVAFAFVPIADMLAKME from the coding sequence TTGTCTGATATAGATGCGCTGCCGCTTTACCTGACGGCCAATCCGGCTCGTGTCGTCGTGCGCCCCTTTCACCTTGCCTGGCAGGCCAATGGCGGGGCACCCAGCCGTACCCAGCGAATCACCAATGCCGTGCTGGCGCTGGACGATGCAGAGGTCGATCAACAGTTGACCCATGTGTTGCGCGATTTCGAGAAACGGCACTGGCAGACGCGGCGCGTCTTCATGACCCGGTTCGAAGAGATTTCCGTGTTGCTGAAGCTGGATTGCGACAGCTTGAGCGCCGAACGGAAACAGTTGATCGGCGCCTATTTCTGCCACGAATATAGCTATTGCGCCGCCGCGCTGATGAACCCCAGCGTGGTGCTGCATCCCGATCAGACGGGAATGAACGGCAGCAGTTGCCGCATCATCCTGTCGCTGCGCGCGGTGGGGGAAGGGCATATCAGCTCCATCGCCTTTCGCGAGGGTATCATCACCCGCGATGCCCAGTTCCATCTCGCGCCCGAGCCGCCCTTCGCCACCGCCGCCGACGCCCATGGCGACGAGGATTGCGAACAGGAAGGAGCCGTCACCATCTTCCGCCATCCCGACTCCACTTTGTCGGGCACCGTCATCTTCCCGATCACCGCCGCGCAGGCCAATGGGCTGGAAGATCTGCGCCTCGTCAAATTCGCGCATGAGGATGGCCGGACCGAGTGGCTGGGCACCTACACCGCCTATAATGGCCGGCAGATCCAGTCGGAAATGATGCGGACCCGCGACTTTCGCAGCTTCGACATGGTGCCGCTGACGGGCAGCGCCGCGCGTAACAAGGGGATGGCGCTGTTCCCCCGCAAGGTGAACGGCCGTTACATGATGATCGGGCGGCAGGATGGCGAAAATCTCTACCTGATTGGCTCCGACAGCCTGACGCACTGGGACGAGGGGGAAAAGATATTGTCGCCCCTATACCCTTGGGAAATCGTCCAGATTGGCAATTGCGGCGCGCCGATCGAGCTTGACGAGGGCTGGCTGCTGCTGACCCACGGAGTCGGGGCGATGCGCGAATATTCGATCGGCGCGGTGCTGCTGGACAAGGAAAATCCGGCAAAGGTTCTGGCGCGTACCAGCCAGCCCGTGCTGGCCGCTTCGGAAAATAATCGGGAGGGCTATGTGCCCAATGTCGTCTATACCTGCGGCGCGATGCGGCATGGCGACAATATTTTCCTGCCTTATGGGATCGCCGACAGTTCCGTGGCCTTTGCCTTTGTGCCGATCGCCGATATGCTCGCCAAGATGGAATGA
- a CDS encoding prolyl oligopeptidase family serine peptidase, which translates to MLKKWIVTTALVAPLLSLSPVDAQTVRQVGAARLENVPPVPADIAAAVQRYQNSRAALFEDWLPDGSMLIATRFGATQQLHHVKAPGAARTQLTFYDEPVATANSIPGTDRFVLTRDTGGDEWFQLYAKGLTGEAVALTEGGTTRNASPVMSRDGTLLVWARATKGSGSYSLLATDPTKPSAPRTLHSVDGAIAADDLSDDKTQLLFSRGISNRESQLFLLDIASGKATRIAPKAAAARYESARFLPGGKSIITISDGGSDTRRLVEIDLASGRETVLTPDLKWDVESYDLSKGGRVLAYAVNEDGFSRIVVQDRITRRALPQPELPRGVLTALKFSPDGGALAIGLTNATSAGDVWSWDVNAGGLIRWTMSELGELDPAKLAEPTLIRFRSFDGLSVPAFVYRPRGVAADAKTPVIIDIHGGPEAQTRPIWNYGAQYFADILGATVILPNVRGSDGYGKRYLNLDNAEKREDSVKDIGALIDWVGTQPDMDAAKVAVYGQSYGGYMSLAVMTHYSDRLVGGVERYGISDWMSFLNNTEAYRRDNRRAEYGDERDPKMKAVFAKISPMANVGKITKPMLVMQGANDPRVPQSESDQVVAKLRAGGVEAWYVLFADEGHGFMKKPNNDLRREVETLFLKKLFEGK; encoded by the coding sequence ATGCTGAAGAAATGGATCGTCACCACGGCGCTGGTCGCGCCGCTTCTGTCGTTGTCGCCGGTTGACGCTCAGACGGTGCGACAGGTGGGCGCGGCCCGGCTGGAAAATGTGCCGCCGGTCCCGGCCGACATCGCCGCCGCCGTTCAGCGTTACCAGAACAGCCGCGCCGCCCTGTTCGAGGATTGGCTGCCCGATGGCTCGATGCTGATCGCCACCCGTTTCGGCGCGACCCAGCAATTGCATCATGTCAAGGCGCCGGGCGCCGCGCGCACGCAACTGACCTTCTATGACGAGCCGGTCGCGACCGCCAACAGCATCCCCGGCACCGACCGGTTCGTCCTGACCCGCGATACGGGCGGCGATGAATGGTTCCAGCTTTATGCCAAGGGGTTGACCGGGGAAGCCGTGGCGCTGACCGAAGGCGGTACAACCCGCAACGCCTCACCGGTGATGAGCCGCGACGGCACGCTGCTGGTCTGGGCGCGCGCAACCAAGGGATCGGGCAGCTACAGCCTGCTTGCGACCGATCCGACCAAGCCCTCCGCCCCGCGCACGCTCCACAGCGTCGATGGCGCGATTGCGGCGGACGACCTGTCCGACGACAAAACACAGTTGCTATTTTCCCGTGGTATTTCCAACCGGGAGAGCCAGCTTTTCCTGCTGGATATCGCCAGCGGCAAGGCGACCCGGATCGCGCCAAAGGCCGCAGCCGCGCGCTACGAAAGCGCGCGCTTCCTGCCTGGTGGCAAATCGATCATCACCATCTCCGATGGCGGCAGCGACACACGTCGCCTGGTCGAGATCGACTTGGCCAGCGGGCGCGAGACGGTGTTGACGCCGGACCTGAAATGGGACGTCGAATCCTATGATCTCAGCAAAGGCGGCCGGGTGCTGGCCTATGCGGTGAATGAGGATGGTTTTTCGCGCATCGTCGTGCAGGATCGCATCACCCGCCGGGCCCTGCCGCAGCCGGAGCTGCCGCGCGGCGTGCTGACCGCGCTCAAATTCTCGCCGGATGGCGGGGCGCTCGCCATCGGCCTCACCAATGCGACCTCGGCGGGCGACGTGTGGAGCTGGGACGTGAATGCGGGCGGCCTCATCCGCTGGACCATGTCCGAACTGGGTGAGTTGGACCCGGCGAAGCTCGCCGAACCCACGCTGATCCGCTTCAGGTCGTTCGACGGCCTGTCGGTCCCGGCCTTCGTCTATCGCCCGCGCGGCGTGGCGGCGGACGCGAAAACGCCGGTCATCATCGACATTCATGGCGGGCCAGAGGCGCAGACGCGCCCCATCTGGAACTATGGCGCGCAATATTTCGCGGATATACTGGGCGCGACGGTGATCCTGCCCAATGTGCGGGGCAGCGACGGCTATGGCAAACGCTATCTGAACCTCGATAACGCCGAAAAGCGCGAGGACAGCGTCAAGGATATCGGCGCGCTGATCGACTGGGTGGGCACGCAGCCGGACATGGATGCCGCGAAGGTCGCGGTCTATGGCCAGTCCTATGGTGGCTATATGTCGCTGGCCGTCATGACCCATTATTCCGACCGGCTGGTCGGCGGGGTTGAACGTTATGGCATCAGCGACTGGATGTCGTTCCTCAACAATACAGAGGCCTATCGCCGCGACAATCGCCGCGCCGAATATGGGGACGAGCGTGATCCGAAGATGAAGGCGGTGTTCGCGAAAATCTCGCCCATGGCCAATGTAGGCAAAATCACCAAACCGATGCTGGTGATGCAGGGCGCGAACGATCCCCGCGTGCCGCAGTCCGAATCCGATCAGGTGGTGGCAAAGCTGCGCGCGGGTGGGGTCGAGGCCTGGTATGTGCTGTTCGCCGATGAAGGCCATGGTTTCATGAAGAAACCCAACAACGACCTGCGCCGCGAGGTGGAGACGCTGTTCCTCAAAAAGCTGTTCGAGGGGAAGTAA
- a CDS encoding calcium-binding protein, producing the protein MIRKFMTTVALGSLFVGGLAASHLAFAQADAPQRRLDRVGPMAMADANKDGNLTRAELTQALTARFARMDSNGDGKVTKEERAAQRTARLDARFTSLDADKNGQISKAEFTAGHDRPDGKDGDQARRGDRRGGPDGGRHMRGPGGGRMGMMGGGMGGRADADKDGTLTREEFMAGPLAMFDKADANKDGTVTAAEQQAVRATMRDGWKARQAEAQK; encoded by the coding sequence ATGATCCGCAAGTTCATGACCACGGTGGCCCTCGGTTCGCTGTTCGTCGGCGGTCTGGCCGCCTCGCACCTCGCCTTTGCCCAGGCTGACGCGCCCCAGCGGCGCCTGGACCGGGTTGGGCCGATGGCGATGGCCGATGCCAACAAGGACGGCAATCTGACCCGCGCCGAACTGACCCAGGCGCTCACCGCGCGCTTTGCCAGGATGGACAGCAACGGCGACGGCAAGGTGACGAAGGAAGAGCGCGCAGCGCAGCGCACCGCGCGCCTCGACGCCCGCTTCACCAGCCTCGACGCCGACAAAAATGGCCAGATCAGCAAAGCGGAGTTCACCGCAGGCCATGACAGGCCTGATGGCAAGGACGGCGATCAGGCCAGGCGCGGCGATCGTCGCGGTGGTCCCGATGGCGGGCGCCATATGCGTGGTCCGGGCGGCGGCAGGATGGGCATGATGGGCGGCGGCATGGGCGGTCGCGCCGATGCCGACAAGGATGGCACACTGACCCGCGAGGAATTTATGGCCGGACCGCTCGCCATGTTCGACAAGGCCGATGCCAACAAGGACGGCACCGTCACCGCCGCCGAACAGCAGGCCGTTCGCGCAACGATGCGCGACGGCTGGAAGGCGCGGCAGGCCGAAGCGCAGAAATAA
- a CDS encoding response regulator transcription factor translates to MSERPHLLLVDDERSIREPLAQYLVRNGFRVTAVDSAAEARIRLNANAIDMVVLDIMMPGEDGLSLCRFIRETSEIPVILLTARSEETDRIVGLEMGADDYVLKPFSPRELVARIKVIFRRVATGGQRVTAPDGATYSFAGWLLKSQERTLVDSEGVSLPLSTAEYNLMLAFATRPNQVLSRDQLLDITQGREANAFDRAIDNQISRLRKKIEPDPKTPTLIKTVWGGGYTLSAEVRKL, encoded by the coding sequence ATGAGCGAACGCCCCCACCTGCTGCTCGTCGACGACGAGCGTTCGATCCGCGAGCCGCTGGCGCAATATCTTGTGCGGAACGGTTTTCGCGTTACCGCCGTTGACAGCGCGGCGGAGGCACGGATACGCCTGAACGCCAATGCCATCGACATGGTGGTTCTGGACATCATGATGCCCGGCGAGGACGGGCTTTCGCTCTGCCGCTTCATCCGTGAAACCAGCGAAATTCCGGTCATCCTGCTGACCGCCCGGTCGGAGGAGACGGACCGGATCGTGGGGCTGGAGATGGGCGCGGACGACTATGTGCTCAAGCCCTTTTCCCCACGCGAACTGGTGGCCCGGATCAAGGTGATATTCCGCCGCGTGGCCACCGGTGGGCAGCGCGTGACCGCGCCCGATGGGGCAACCTATAGTTTTGCAGGCTGGCTGCTCAAATCACAGGAACGCACGCTGGTCGACAGCGAGGGCGTGTCGCTGCCGCTCTCGACCGCCGAATATAATCTGATGCTCGCCTTTGCGACGCGGCCCAATCAGGTGCTCAGCCGCGACCAGTTGCTCGACATCACCCAGGGGCGGGAGGCCAACGCCTTCGACCGGGCGATCGACAACCAGATCAGCCGCCTGCGCAAAAAGATCGAGCCGGACCCCAAGACCCCGACCCTGATCAAGACCGTGTGGGGCGGCGGCTACACTTTGTCCGCCGAGGTTCGCAAACTGTGA